The proteins below come from a single Spirochaetota bacterium genomic window:
- a CDS encoding DegT/DnrJ/EryC1/StrS aminotransferase family protein → MKIVSSKPTITRKELEGVLDCLIQDTLASGAVVKQFEQALGNLLGMKYALATNSVTAAYHCAFMALGVTVGDEIIMPSFFHEAPLQACHLVGATCVLIDIAEGAYHPSPELIQKAITQKTKAIVLGHMFGIPLGFDLGDSSLPVILDISHAIGMDTADIFLPSPSIAIASFSPSMMITTEMGAMIFTNNSRHYSYIRDVRAGVPHSHIPGFDYCMSDLHAALGLNQLLKLKDFVRRRRDIARIYYDALNKTHHSTLYAYNDHCTYQAFPVLFDAQPDIAEKFFKKNGIEIFHPIEVPLHQYCKRRNLDYPHSDRLSKKLFSLPIYPTLTKREIEKVSRVLTMFA, encoded by the coding sequence ATGAAAATAGTTTCAAGCAAACCAACCATTACACGAAAGGAACTGGAAGGCGTTCTTGATTGCCTTATACAGGATACTCTGGCTTCTGGTGCTGTTGTGAAGCAGTTTGAGCAGGCACTGGGAAATCTTTTGGGAATGAAATATGCTCTGGCAACCAATTCAGTAACGGCAGCATATCACTGTGCATTTATGGCACTGGGTGTTACAGTGGGTGATGAAATAATAATGCCATCTTTTTTTCATGAAGCGCCATTACAGGCATGTCATCTGGTTGGCGCAACTTGTGTGTTAATTGATATTGCCGAAGGTGCATATCATCCTTCACCCGAATTAATCCAGAAGGCTATTACACAAAAAACTAAGGCAATTGTGTTAGGCCACATGTTTGGCATACCACTGGGTTTTGATTTAGGCGATAGTTCCCTTCCAGTAATCCTTGATATATCACATGCCATAGGTATGGATACTGCTGACATCTTCCTGCCATCACCATCGATTGCCATTGCATCATTTTCGCCATCGATGATGATTACAACTGAAATGGGTGCAATGATATTTACCAATAATTCGCGCCATTATTCATACATACGCGATGTGCGGGCCGGTGTGCCACATTCCCATATTCCTGGCTTTGATTATTGTATGAGTGATTTGCATGCAGCTCTTGGATTAAACCAGTTGCTTAAACTGAAAGATTTTGTCAGGCGAAGACGTGATATTGCACGTATATACTATGATGCGTTAAACAAAACACATCACAGCACATTATATGCCTATAACGACCACTGCACGTATCAGGCTTTCCCGGTACTCTTTGATGCACAACCTGATATAGCAGAAAAATTTTTTAAGAAGAATGGCATAGAGATATTTCATCCGATTGAAGTTCCATTGCATCAGTACTGTAAACGCAGGAATCTTGATTATCCGCACAGTGACAGGCTATCAAAAAAACTTTTTTCGTTGCCAATCTATCCCACACTCACCAAACGTGAGATAGAAAAGGTAAGCAGAGTGTTGACCATGTTTGCATAA
- a CDS encoding septal ring lytic transglycosylase RlpA family protein yields the protein MRKFFLILVAIVIVAAFAISCAPNNVMTKRDETYTFDQASGQDETPVYSDMETAQISSNSSDSSYYQVGIASWYGREFQGRLTASGEPFDMNKYTAAHRTLPFGSVILVTNLENGKKVKCTVNDRGPFKKNRILDVSYKAAKDLDMLVTGEAKVGITVLSYGNDTQPGTKSHDVGVFGQPVDNYSDSSSTTDMDSKQFSGLALQTGAFYSKSNALKLKEKIEGLVDKPVTVVQEGYYYKVRITNMNENEVSRYIKILKKNDIPSYKVTGNENMND from the coding sequence ATGCGTAAATTTTTTTTAATACTGGTGGCGATAGTTATAGTAGCAGCTTTTGCTATTTCATGTGCACCTAATAATGTCATGACGAAACGTGACGAAACATATACATTTGACCAGGCCAGCGGTCAGGATGAAACCCCGGTATATTCTGATATGGAAACAGCTCAAATATCTTCAAATAGCAGCGATAGCTCATATTATCAGGTTGGCATAGCCAGCTGGTATGGACGGGAGTTTCAGGGAAGGCTCACCGCATCGGGCGAACCATTTGACATGAATAAATATACTGCAGCACACCGCACACTTCCATTTGGCAGCGTTATACTGGTCACAAATCTTGAAAATGGGAAAAAGGTAAAATGTACTGTTAATGACAGAGGACCATTCAAGAAAAACCGCATTCTTGATGTATCATACAAAGCTGCAAAGGACCTTGACATGCTTGTCACTGGTGAAGCTAAAGTGGGCATTACCGTTCTTTCATACGGCAACGATACGCAGCCAGGAACAAAGTCACATGATGTTGGAGTATTTGGCCAGCCTGTTGATAATTACAGTGATAGTTCCAGTACTACAGACATGGATTCAAAACAATTCAGTGGACTGGCACTGCAAACAGGTGCATTTTATTCAAAATCAAATGCATTGAAACTTAAAGAAAAGATTGAAGGACTTGTTGACAAACCTGTTACTGTAGTACAGGAAGGTTATTATTATAAAGTACGTATAACCAATATGAATGAAAATGAAGTTTCACGTTATATTAAAATTTTGAAAAAAAATGACATCCCTTCATATAAAGTAACAGGTAACGAAAACATGAATGATTAG
- a CDS encoding heparan-alpha-glucosaminide N-acetyltransferase domain-containing protein — protein sequence MFILCQLQAITSLYYANTMSSSRAHHIDYLKAWAVIVMIEVHVVNCFLNPSLQTTWWFDILNFINGLVAPVFIFTAGFSFVLSVMKKREELINFSDLFLRRAGRILLIFLVGYLIHVPYFSLKNIVIYASQSELKSFYLTDVLQCIGSGLLVLLLLRMAIKSNTLYHSIITAIGLLVVFITPFVWRIDFYQWFPLPIATYCNEIHGSLFPVFPWHGFLYLGASYSIVQINNTNNNHAAMSSNLLMAISSIISIFGIVIMHFLSKNPAYTIKTSAIFFFTRYALVIVLLHVSQWYLQEKNNQCGLFIDIGKESLLVYWLHLQILYRHIFNGKSLERIVAHKFNLVECLTAFLLLAALMFAVAIMWNKLKQHYPAVSRKIFTGTILIGWIKFLFF from the coding sequence ATGTTTATACTATGTCAATTGCAAGCCATTACATCCCTGTATTATGCAAATACTATGAGCAGTTCACGAGCACATCACATCGATTATCTGAAAGCATGGGCAGTCATTGTTATGATAGAAGTCCACGTTGTTAATTGTTTCCTCAATCCATCATTGCAAACAACATGGTGGTTTGATATACTAAATTTTATAAACGGGCTTGTAGCTCCAGTTTTTATATTTACTGCTGGTTTTTCATTTGTTTTATCGGTAATGAAAAAGAGAGAAGAGCTTATTAATTTTTCAGATCTTTTTTTGAGAAGAGCAGGCAGGATACTATTAATTTTTCTTGTTGGCTATCTCATCCATGTTCCCTATTTTTCTTTAAAAAATATTGTCATCTATGCTTCACAATCTGAACTCAAATCCTTTTATTTAACTGATGTCCTTCAATGTATTGGCTCGGGATTGCTGGTGTTGTTATTGCTACGAATGGCAATTAAATCAAATACGCTGTATCATAGCATCATCACTGCTATTGGCTTGTTGGTTGTTTTTATAACCCCCTTTGTATGGAGGATTGACTTTTACCAATGGTTTCCTTTGCCAATTGCTACATATTGTAATGAAATACATGGTTCATTATTCCCGGTGTTTCCATGGCATGGATTTTTGTATTTAGGCGCATCGTATAGTATTGTTCAAATAAACAATACCAATAATAACCATGCCGCTATGTCTTCAAACCTATTGATGGCAATTTCTTCTATTATTAGCATTTTTGGTATAGTCATTATGCATTTCCTGTCCAAAAATCCAGCATACACTATCAAGACAAGCGCAATTTTCTTCTTTACACGATATGCACTGGTCATTGTGTTGCTGCATGTATCCCAGTGGTATCTTCAAGAAAAAAATAATCAGTGTGGATTATTCATTGATATTGGGAAGGAATCACTGCTTGTTTACTGGTTACATCTTCAGATATTGTACAGGCATATTTTCAATGGGAAATCACTTGAAAGAATTGTTGCTCATAAATTTAACCTGGTAGAGTGTTTGACAGCTTTTCTTTTGCTTGCAGCTTTGATGTTTGCTGTAGCAATTATGTGGAATAAATTAAAACAACATTATCCTGCAGTTTCCCGGAAAATATTTACTGGAACAATACTCATTGGATGGATAAAATTTTTATTTTTTTAA
- a CDS encoding tetratricopeptide repeat protein, producing the protein MTIQEQFREALQLEEQGKINEALQLYTQILKIDNSYRAALINLGSLYYRMQQFKHALDCFLRALQLKEDYIVLFNIGSLYFRLGEYKKAIITLNQCTTCNKDFFIALLVKGIAFSKLNNYKAALGCFKEVIKKDPANKVALTAIILLYYEQKNYTDALHYLHQYDKYHDSFRFREITSDIILQCAQYNDEKLISHSLQKKGFKQFNEYIATIPPTIFNDSKGTIDTKILQLEQEIQKEPTPQALISLSLCHLFVGNNQTALQYLAKATKAD; encoded by the coding sequence ATGACTATACAGGAACAATTCAGGGAAGCACTTCAGCTGGAAGAGCAGGGCAAGATTAATGAAGCGCTACAATTATATACACAGATACTGAAAATTGATAATTCCTACAGGGCTGCATTAATCAATTTAGGTTCGTTGTATTATCGCATGCAACAATTTAAGCATGCTCTTGATTGTTTTTTACGTGCACTGCAACTGAAAGAAGATTATATTGTATTATTTAACATCGGAAGCCTCTATTTCAGGTTGGGTGAATATAAAAAAGCCATTATTACCCTGAATCAGTGTACTACATGTAATAAAGATTTCTTTATTGCTCTTCTTGTTAAAGGCATTGCTTTCAGCAAACTCAATAATTATAAAGCAGCTCTTGGATGTTTTAAAGAAGTTATAAAAAAGGACCCTGCCAATAAAGTTGCTCTAACAGCAATTATACTGTTATATTATGAACAAAAAAATTATACTGATGCTTTACACTATTTACACCAATATGATAAGTATCATGACTCATTCAGGTTTAGGGAAATTACTTCAGATATAATTCTACAGTGTGCACAGTATAATGATGAAAAGCTGATTTCCCATTCATTGCAGAAAAAGGGATTCAAGCAATTTAATGAGTATATTGCAACAATACCACCCACCATCTTCAATGACAGTAAGGGGACTATCGATACAAAGATACTGCAGTTGGAACAGGAAATACAAAAAGAGCCTACACCACAGGCATTAATATCGTTAAGTCTATGCCATTTATTTGTTGGGAACAATCAAACAGCGTTGCAGTACCTGGCAAAGGCCACAAAAGCAGATTAA
- a CDS encoding diguanylate cyclase, protein MDDNGLTFFDETELTPEGIEGLEKKIYDLRNLLELGISLSSNLQFESLVESLLYSCIGQMFVEQVALLLQKDIDVNDFYIHMAKGYDSDFEENVILHETSPLVGFLENNPYPIEYETLLELPDLADDLKLIAFLNPYIVVPLKSKNSLMGVLLLGEKITGGGFSNSEKEFLHYVARFGAVAVENSRLYLMSTLDRMTRLYIHHYFEIRLLEEMKRSQRYNTPLSLLMCDIDHFKRFNDTYGHLQGDSVLKEVAAIFLKDLRKMDIACRYGGEEFAVILPQTRLNQAGIVAQRLRKIVEQHPFKGQDKTLHVTISIGVAQYDPARDTSIKEFVARSDKALYKAKEMGRNKVALAK, encoded by the coding sequence ATGGATGACAATGGGTTAACTTTTTTTGATGAAACTGAACTTACCCCGGAAGGTATAGAAGGCCTTGAAAAAAAGATTTATGACCTGCGCAACCTGCTTGAGTTAGGAATAAGCCTTTCCTCAAATTTGCAGTTTGAAAGCCTGGTTGAATCCCTTTTATACAGCTGTATTGGGCAAATGTTCGTTGAACAGGTAGCGTTGTTGTTGCAAAAAGACATTGATGTGAATGATTTTTATATACACATGGCCAAAGGGTATGATAGTGATTTTGAGGAAAATGTGATATTGCATGAAACAAGTCCGCTTGTTGGATTTTTAGAAAATAATCCATACCCAATTGAATATGAAACGCTCCTTGAGTTACCCGACCTGGCTGATGACCTTAAATTGATAGCATTTTTAAATCCATACATAGTGGTCCCACTTAAATCAAAAAATTCACTTATGGGAGTTCTGCTTTTAGGGGAAAAAATAACGGGTGGCGGTTTTTCTAATTCAGAAAAGGAATTTTTACATTATGTTGCACGGTTTGGCGCTGTGGCTGTTGAAAATTCACGCCTCTATTTAATGTCAACCCTTGATAGGATGACACGGTTGTATATTCACCATTATTTTGAAATACGGCTGCTTGAAGAAATGAAACGGAGCCAGCGGTATAACACCCCCCTTTCGCTTTTAATGTGTGATATAGACCATTTTAAGCGGTTCAACGATACCTATGGGCATTTGCAGGGCGATAGTGTACTGAAAGAAGTGGCTGCAATATTTTTAAAAGACCTTCGTAAAATGGATATAGCCTGCCGATATGGAGGCGAAGAATTTGCGGTGATATTGCCCCAGACGCGACTTAATCAAGCTGGTATTGTGGCGCAACGGTTACGTAAGATTGTTGAACAGCATCCGTTTAAGGGTCAGGACAAAACATTGCATGTAACGATAAGCATAGGAGTTGCTCAGTATGATCCTGCCCGAGATACTTCTATAAAGGAATTTGTTGCCAGATCGGATAAAGCGTTATATAAGGCAAAAGAGATGGGACGAAATAAAGTTGCCCTTGCAAAATAA
- the dut gene encoding dUTP diphosphatase, translated as MQTIKVKLHPGAKLPDYQTIHSSGADLYALLDTPVTLQPLQRALIPTGIFIELPPGYEAQIRPRSGLAINHGITLLNTPGTIDADYRGEIKIIVINLGDKPFTIENNMRIAQMVISHTLQVTFEAVPELTPTKRNDGGFGHTGL; from the coding sequence ATGCAGACTATAAAAGTAAAATTACACCCTGGCGCTAAACTGCCGGATTATCAAACCATCCATTCATCAGGTGCTGATCTGTATGCCTTACTGGATACACCGGTAACCCTGCAGCCACTGCAACGTGCTCTTATTCCCACCGGCATTTTTATTGAACTTCCCCCCGGTTATGAAGCACAAATAAGACCTCGTAGCGGTCTTGCCATTAATCATGGGATCACACTTCTTAATACTCCTGGCACCATTGACGCTGATTATCGTGGAGAAATTAAAATAATTGTGATAAACTTAGGTGATAAACCATTCACAATTGAAAACAATATGCGAATTGCCCAGATGGTCATTTCGCATACTTTGCAGGTTACATTTGAAGCGGTTCCAGAATTAACCCCTACAAAACGAAATGACGGAGGCTTTGGACATACAGGCTTATGA
- a CDS encoding ribonuclease J, producing MKEKKIRIIPIGGLHAIGGNMMAIEYDNEMIIIDCGITFPNGETPGIDFMIPDFSFILENKTKVKGIIITHGHEDHIGAIPFLLQKINVPVYATKLTLGLVTSRLAERPVNIPTFIEIEPRDVIHIGSFVIEFLRVNHSIIDGVGLAIKTPIGTIIHTGDYKIDYSPIDGNVADLHRFAEYGQQGVLLLISDSTNATNPGYTPSEIVLKKKLLEIFAKSRGRIFVASFASNIHRIQQVLEASQKYNRKVVISGTTMQKNIEIATELGYLKYKKDLIIDAKDIGKYTHKKLVVLCTGSQGEPMSALSRMAAGTHKHFRIGAGDTVIITASVIPGNERMVYSVINSLMQMGADVFYEQDEEIHVSGHASQEELKLMITLTQPKYFLPVHGEYRHLKAHASLAESLNIKPQNIIVARNGDIIELTPNRFEKKGNIPLSTVYVDGTYIGDITDDIIAERKTLASDGVIVISIVIGDGLLLYPPVIIAKGFIGVKNDRFIQVLQKELSNTIEKQLLQNASPEHLTVAVKKLAKMIAHRFTNNTPLIETIIQEI from the coding sequence ATGAAAGAAAAGAAAATACGAATTATACCAATAGGCGGTCTTCATGCTATTGGTGGCAACATGATGGCCATTGAATATGACAATGAAATGATTATAATAGACTGCGGCATTACCTTCCCTAACGGTGAAACACCCGGCATTGATTTTATGATACCGGATTTCAGCTTTATACTTGAGAATAAAACTAAAGTGAAAGGCATCATCATTACCCATGGTCATGAAGATCATATTGGAGCAATACCATTTTTACTACAAAAGATAAATGTACCGGTATATGCCACAAAACTTACCCTTGGGCTGGTAACAAGCAGGCTTGCCGAGCGACCGGTAAACATACCTACATTCATTGAAATAGAACCGCGTGATGTAATCCATATTGGTTCATTTGTCATTGAATTTTTGCGGGTAAACCATTCAATCATTGATGGTGTTGGGCTTGCCATAAAAACTCCCATTGGCACTATTATCCATACTGGCGATTATAAGATTGACTACTCACCTATAGATGGTAATGTTGCTGATCTTCACCGCTTTGCTGAATATGGTCAGCAGGGGGTGTTGCTTTTAATCAGTGACAGTACCAATGCAACCAATCCCGGTTATACCCCATCTGAGATAGTTTTGAAAAAGAAACTACTGGAAATATTTGCAAAATCCAGGGGGCGCATTTTCGTAGCAAGCTTTGCTTCTAACATACACCGAATCCAGCAGGTTCTGGAAGCTTCACAGAAATATAACCGTAAAGTTGTTATTTCCGGTACCACCATGCAAAAAAATATTGAGATAGCAACCGAATTAGGGTACCTGAAATACAAAAAAGACCTTATCATAGATGCAAAAGATATTGGTAAATATACCCATAAAAAATTGGTAGTTTTGTGTACCGGTTCGCAGGGTGAACCCATGTCAGCACTTTCCCGTATGGCTGCCGGCACGCACAAACATTTCAGGATAGGTGCTGGCGATACTGTTATCATTACCGCATCGGTTATACCGGGAAATGAACGCATGGTGTACAGTGTCATTAATTCCCTGATGCAGATGGGCGCAGATGTATTCTACGAACAGGATGAAGAAATTCATGTGTCGGGGCATGCTTCGCAGGAAGAGCTTAAGCTTATGATTACCCTGACTCAGCCAAAATACTTTTTGCCGGTACATGGCGAATATCGTCACCTCAAAGCACATGCCTCACTGGCCGAATCACTCAACATAAAACCACAGAATATCATTGTTGCCCGTAATGGTGATATCATAGAGCTAACACCAAACCGCTTTGAGAAGAAAGGTAATATCCCTCTTTCGACAGTATATGTTGATGGCACCTATATTGGCGATATCACTGATGACATCATTGCTGAACGCAAAACATTAGCTTCTGATGGTGTTATTGTTATCAGCATTGTTATTGGAGATGGATTGCTACTGTACCCACCAGTTATTATTGCCAAGGGTTTTATTGGTGTAAAGAATGATAGATTTATTCAGGTGCTTCAAAAGGAACTATCGAACACTATTGAAAAGCAGCTTTTACAGAATGCCTCACCGGAACACTTAACTGTAGCAGTAAAAAAGCTTGCCAAAATGATTGCCCACCGCTTTACCAACAATACGCCACTCATTGAAACTATCATTCAGGAGATTTAA
- a CDS encoding undecaprenyl-diphosphate phosphatase has protein sequence MAYIIVVFCILGIIQGVTEFLPVSSSGHLALLEAVPQVHAIFGSMDSSAKLFFNVALHLASLVAIIIFYYNDIIKLVTGTIAEITKKHYGTHCQFTCNILIASLPAALIGLLFNDFVEASISSPAMVAGLLIINGIMLIASNKLPKKSRKCEEMGVLQALLVGIFQAVAILPGISRSGSTIVGGLLTGLEPEEAGKFSFLMAIPVIAGAGLLESRKLGAINAFEFGIPVVIAMAVTFIAALASLKLLVAMLKSLHLHYFGYYTIVAGVTALIILLV, from the coding sequence ATGGCCTATATTATTGTTGTTTTCTGCATCCTGGGGATTATCCAGGGTGTAACTGAATTTTTACCTGTATCATCATCAGGTCATCTGGCACTTTTAGAGGCAGTACCCCAGGTTCACGCTATCTTTGGCTCAATGGATAGTAGTGCTAAACTTTTTTTTAACGTTGCACTGCACCTGGCAAGCCTGGTGGCAATAATCATATTTTACTATAATGACATCATTAAGCTTGTCACCGGAACTATCGCCGAAATTACAAAAAAACACTATGGCACCCATTGCCAGTTTACCTGTAATATCCTCATTGCATCTTTACCTGCTGCTTTGATTGGTTTGCTTTTCAATGATTTTGTTGAAGCATCAATTTCCAGCCCCGCAATGGTTGCAGGCCTTCTGATAATTAATGGTATTATGCTCATTGCATCTAATAAATTACCCAAAAAAAGCCGAAAATGTGAAGAGATGGGAGTACTGCAAGCATTACTGGTGGGGATTTTCCAGGCAGTTGCAATTTTGCCGGGCATATCACGTTCGGGGAGCACTATTGTTGGCGGTCTTTTAACAGGGTTGGAGCCTGAAGAAGCAGGGAAATTTTCTTTTTTAATGGCAATACCGGTTATTGCCGGTGCAGGACTGCTTGAATCGAGGAAGTTAGGAGCCATCAATGCTTTTGAATTTGGTATTCCCGTTGTGATTGCTATGGCTGTAACATTTATCGCAGCACTTGCCTCATTGAAGCTGCTTGTGGCAATGCTCAAATCGTTGCACCTGCACTATTTTGGGTACTATACCATTGTAGCGGGGGTGACAGCATTAATAATTTTACTGGTATAA